One part of the Bacillus rossius redtenbacheri isolate Brsri chromosome 18, Brsri_v3, whole genome shotgun sequence genome encodes these proteins:
- the LOC134541131 gene encoding lipid droplet-associated hydrolase, whose product MQEGFVTVNKVPTRVLCWGGWLTSNDHKELVLCVPGNPGVTGYYKLFLETIHTNLGLPVWVLSHAGHEFPQDETQASSDNSQVYGVEEQVQHKIAFIEKYVPADVKVYLIGHSIGCKLILEALKNSSVRPKVKKSYLLFPTIERMATSPNGKFLTSLILPVVPVIVFLSWIFALLPRTVGKGLLHAYFAIRRSKDDAIDATMDLICPPVLRNVFHFAADEMTKVVDLDCETLMSNSDILFLYYGATDGWTPLNYCKEMKKSCPKVKSVVCKDNFEHAFVLSCGKEVGDMVSDWIKIERTK is encoded by the coding sequence GCTGACCAGCAACGATCACAAGGAACTTGTTCTGTGCGTACCGGGCAACCCAGGAGTGACGGGCTACTACAAGCTGTTTCTTGAAACCATTCATACCAACCTCGGGCTTCCCGTGTGGGTCCTATCACACGCTGGCCACGAGTTCCCGCAGGATGAAACGCAGGCTTCAAGCGACAACTCGCAGGTTTACGGGGTGGAGGAACAGGTCCAACACAAGATCGCCTTCATCGAGAAGTACGTACCTGCAGACGTGAAGGTATACCTGATCGGGCACTCCATCGGTTGTAAACTGATCCTCGAGGCCCTGAAAAACTCCAGCGTCCGTCCCAAGGTGAAGAAGAGCTACCTGCTGTTCCCGACGATCGAGCGGATGGCCACTTCGCCAAACGGCAAGTTCCTGACGAGCCTAATCCTACCGGTTGTGCCTGTCATCGTTTTCCTGTCGTGGATATTTGCACTGCTACCGAGGACTGTCGGGAAAGGCCTACTGCATGCCTATTTCGCTATTCGACGTTCCAAAGATGACGCAATTGACGCAACAATGGATCTCATCTGCCCTCCAGTACTGAGAAACGTGTTCCATTTCGCGGCGGACGAGATGACGAAAGTCGTGGATTTGGACTGCGAGACCCTGATGTCAAACAGTGATATATTGTTCCTGTACTACGGTGCTACAGACGGCTGGACGCCTTTAAACTACTGCAAGGAGATGAAGAAATCATGCCCCAAAGTGAAAAGTGTTGTTTGCAAAGATAATTTTGAACATGCTTTTGTTCTGAGCTGCGGTAAAGAGGTTGGGGATATGGTCTCGGACTGGATAAAAATAGagagaacaaaataa